The genomic DNA ttgatttttaaaaactattgagTGATAATAAATGACTGTGATGGGTACCAGGATGATATACCTTGTTTCTcaaatgataatatttatatattttaaatatatcagatGTCCCCTAAATCTGtaaatttaattatgttttatCGTTGTGctgttggggttttttgtttgtttcacaaaGTGACTTAGAAAAAAGAAGCATGACAGTAGTCAGGAAAACCcgaaaaaatagtaatagtaggtcaTAAAATTCGTTTAAAAGTATAAAGCTGCCCTAATAAGATGGAATGTTATACTGTGGATCAGTAGAATAGTGTTCACAGGACCTTTGGGAAATGATGGAGGCTCTGTGGCCTGATGGTTTTGGAATCAGACTgtacctgggtttgaatctcagtgTTTGTCACTAGCTCTGTGACTTGAAACAAGTTCACTTGCTAAGCTTCCTTTTCTCCAGCTGTAAACTGGGAGTGGTAATAGAATCTGCATCTATTTGTGAGATTATGCACCTAAAGCACTTAGCATGGTAGATAGATATTCAGTGTTTGTTATCAATAGCAGCTGTAGAATGTGTTAAAGGTAGCTTGTTGGATCAGTTAAGAAAagatagattcagttcagttcattcgctcagttgtgtctgactctttgagaccccatgaatcgcagcacgccaggcctccctgtccatcaccatctcccggagtttactcaaactcgtgtccatcgagtcggtgatgccatccagccatctcatcctctgtcgtccccttctcctcctgcccccaattcctcccagcatcagtcttttccaatgagtcaactcttctcatgaggtggccaaagtactggagtttcagctttagcatcatttctttcaaagaacacccagagctgatctttagaatagactggttggatctccttgcagtccaagggactctcaagagtcttctccaacaccacagttcaaaagcatcaattcttcggcgctcacctttcttcacagtccaattctcacatccatacatgatcactgggaagaaccatagccttgactagacggacctctgttggcaaagtaatgtctctgcttttcaatacgttatctaggttggtcatagcttttcttccaaggagtaagattACTCAGTAAttattatttgaaagaaaaacaagatttttaaacAAGTTAAACTGTATAAATACTATTAGAAAGCATAGATGAATTTTTTGTGTGTCATCTAATACCCTTAATGTCttataaagcattaaaaaaaaaaaaaagagagagatgtacTACTaattagttggagaaggaaatggcaacccactccagtactcttgcctggagaatcccatggagggaggagcctggtaggctacagtccatggggtcacaaagagtcggacacaactgagtcaaaCTAGTACTAGTAGTACTAATTAGTAAAATGATCAAATGCAAAAAAAGTACATACTGTattattctgtttatatgaaatcAAGGAACAAGCAAAAACTTAAAAAGTGATTGCTTTCTTAGAATAGATTGGGAAATAGCATGAGTAGAAAGTGGTCCAAGcatattcacagaaaaagaaGTCTAAATGGggtattaaatttaaataatgctCTACTTTCCACTTAATTAATAATCATATGTAAGTTAAAACATGATGCCAATCTTTAACCTGTCATTGAAAATGATGTATAAATTTAGTAACATCCAGTGGTGAAGAGGAGCTTTAAAAAGGTAGTGTAAATTGGGATGGCCTTTTTGAGATGGATTTTAAATGGCCTTACCTGTTGACTGTGTATTTCACTTCTAGTGCTTTTTCCTCGTAATAGACTCAAAAAGATAGGTGTTTAGAGATGTTCACAGTGTCgtcattttaaaaaactcagaaTGCAACAGCCTAAACAGCCACCAACTTGAGAGTACAAAGTAAATTATGGATCACTTTTATATACTGTATAGCCAGTAAAAAGGGATGAAGTTTATCAGGGTGTATGAACTATTTTGGAGATTTTTCCTACATGAAGaaagtaattttataaattattaagattccatttaaataaaataatatatgcataattccttaaagaatataaaatataataaactgGTTTTGaaatattccttctttttttgttttgttttggttttgtttttaggaaAATGTCTGATGAATTTTCGGTAAGTTGATGCATTTATTCTTCATAAGTTTTTTGGCTCTTGAAAAAAGACATGGTCCTAACTGTGGGCCCGAAGTCttccaatttaaaagaaatgctttttgtgattcttcttctttttttttttttttagcatgtgaTTTTGATGGATGATTTGTCTTAATTTAGCtataatatttgaaaatgcaTTCTGTAGTACTTATTTCTTGATGAATCtttaagtataattttttaaaggcttacttctgttttcttttaaccGGATAGTGTTAATTATAGCCAACATTTCTTGATAattgtgtaccaggcactgtgttaagtgCATTGAGTGAGTTATCTCATTTAGGCCTCAGGTTAACCCTAAACTGTTGTTTTgaaaatgaggaaaccaaagctcagagaagGTATGTCACTTGTTTGAGGAAAAGCCAGGATTCAGTTCATACTGTGTTGATCAGTTGTATTTAGAAAACTTGAGCTTCTCTGAGGAATTTGCATTGTAAAGCTGATATTCAAGGAAACTCCCAAATTTTGTATTAAACGAAGTGGTTTTAAACGGAACAGCTTGGCTTTTGAAGAATTCCTGACCTGATAGCTTACCATCCTTCATAGGTTGATAATCGTGTATGGCATTGCCTGTCCCTGAATAAGATCAATAAGACATGCTTGTTTTGTATTCCAGTTGGCAGATGCGCTACCTGAAAACTCCCCTGCCAAAACCTCTGCTGTGAGCAATACAAAACCCGGCCAACCTCCTCAAGGCTGGCCAGGTTCCAACCCCTGGAATAACCCAAGTGCTCCACCTGCCGTGCCATCTGGACTCCCGCCAAGTGCAACACCCTCCCCCGTGCCTTTTGGACCAACGCCAACAGGGATGTACCCCTCCGTGCCTCCCACCGGACCGCCTCCGGGACCCCCggctccctttcctccttctgGACCCTCGTGCCCCCCACCTGGGGGTCCTTATCCAGGCCCTGGCCCCACTGGGCCATATCCTACACCAAATATGCCCTTTCCTGAGCTTCCAAGACCATATGGTGCACCCACAGATCCAACTGCAGCTGGTCCTTTAGGTCCATGGGGATCCATGTCTTCGGGACCCTGGGCACCAGGAATGGGAGGGCAGTATCCCACCCCCAATATGCCATATCCGTCTCCAGGGCCATACcccgctcctcctcctccccaggcaCCAGGGGCGGCCCCACCTGTTCCATGGGGCACTGTGCCACCAGGAGCCTGGGGACCACCAGCGCCGTATCCTGCCCCTGCAGGATCGTATCCCACACCAGGACTGTATCCCACTCCCAATAATCCTTTTCAAGTGCCTTCAGGACCTTCTGGTGCTCCACCGATGCCTGGTGGCCCCCATGTGAGTGTTTAATTTGTTATTAACATGCAGTAATAGTCCTATAAGCTGAAAAACTCTCCAGTTTTGGATGGACAATTAGAAAGCTTttaaaccctttttttttttttaaggggtgtgtatataaaataagtaaatttcaaCCTTCAGACAAATTTAGATAAAGCATTTAAAAGGATGAAAGCACAGGTATTCCTggtattaaaaatacagaaattgcTCAGATATCCCTCAAAGGATTTGTAATGTAGTAAGCGGTATCCTCAACAGCATTCTTGAGGTAAACTCAGAGATGTGTTtcattggacttttttttttttttttttttttaacttctctcaGTAGTGTTTTGATAGCATCAAACCAAAGCACAAAGTTCAATGGAAGTCATCTCTCTCAGTCTGGCTAGATATAGAGGTAGATTTTCAGAGAATCCAGAGCCATGAATGTGTAACGTTGCCCATCGTTCACGCAGCTGTCGTGTTTCTCAGCCAGGGTTATGTTAGACCCTTCACAGTACTGAGCTCAAGATTATCCCACGCTTCTGCATTGCCAATTATATGTAATGCTGTGTGCTCTACTGTCAGCCAAGCTGGAGTAGGGTTGACATCTTAGTTGAGGACCTGTCTTGGGCATATGACCAAGTAGAAAAGCACCATGTTCCCCTATGAATTGAGCCAAGTCACATTCTCCAcaggggaaaagaaaatctgtttatTCTTAAAAGGACTAATCAGATCTCCAACCAGATTAATCACAACCAATTAATCTTAATAAAGTGTCCCTGAAACTTTTAATTAGTGTAACTTTTTGCCATAtgtatattgttttaaatatttcagtaaagTGTATGCCAGAATAAGTGATGATTTGCTGTTTGGATTTATTAAGCAATAAGTTTAAGTCACAGCAAGGAGTTAATAAACTCCATGTACAAAATCTAgaagtttactttttcttttttctattgcaGTCTTACCATTAAGTTAACAATGGATGAAGAGATGACGCTTTGCTTTTTGAAGTACATAGATATATGCACTTGAATGCATATATAAAAATTGCTGTTTCCCTATTCTTAGAGGGCATTCATGAAAGAACAACTCTTGCACCTCTCAGAAGATGTCTGCCTCTTGTGCTTGGATGTATAGTACATCTGATGGATACAATcagataaaaatgtaaacaaatcattcaaatgtgatttttatttggtttttatgGAAAGTTAAATAATTACGTATATTGAATAGCTCTTTGCTACAATTTGTTTAAAACAGacttttcaatttgtttaaaTTATGAAACTAAACACTTATATAATcactttttcccccaaataaacaCACTTTGAAAACAATCCCATTGTCATAATTTAAACAAATGATACTTCTCAACATCTTGAGCTGTTCTCTCTACAGGATAAATAAACCTGGTCCTTCTGAGGTTAAAATTtggatatacattttaaaactgttgGTGATTACTGTCAGATGTTGAGTTCATTTTTATCCTTGAGCTTTTAGTGAAAACTTTTCCTTCGTTTTTAGTTCCACTGATAAGTCTTATTTTTAGCCAGATGGGCCATGCAGTGCTAAAATATGCCCTTTGTGGAAACTTGTTTCTTTGTAAATGTAAATTATATTCTTAGAGAATTGGTGATCTCTTTGTATTGTTTTAGAATAGACTGAATGTCCATATTGCTTTGGGAAGAGCTCAAGGAGGAAATAATTCTCTCGTTTGTCTGGAACCTCAAATTGGAGGAGACCCTGGGAACTACTTCATAGTAATAAgtaatttgcattcccacaaaaCACTCTTCTACAGGGCCCTTCCTGTAGTCCCCTTTCCCTCAATTTTTTAGAAGGGGCACATCCCGTAATTCCTCCCTGATACTGAAAACTGGCCCCCTCTAGGGGTCTGTCACAAACACAGAAGTTATGTTTAGAGAACCTCAGTCATACAGACATGACTGTTCTTTGTAGAAGTGTGATCGAAATATGGTAATGTCTTGCAGAGTCTGGTTAAGCTATGTCATTGTGTCTCCCATAGTTTTCCTGGATCTGTTTGTAAAGTGCTTATGGTTAACAGTTCAGTTCTGTATTTGTTGACAGTAAGACAGGTAAATAGGTAGAAGAATGAGTGCCACCCAAAAATTATTCTCTAGCTCTAACACTGAGCATAATCATAAAGTATAGATCTCTACAATTGAGTTTAAAGTAGTGTGACTGTGTTACTTAAAAATAAGTGTTGTTTGTAACCTTCAAAATAGCTTTTTGGCACCTTAtctttaaatcatatttttagattTGGGATAGAACTGACCATGTTACTTGTCaataacattttgaaattttgaatgTATCCATTAGGTTACTAAAATGTATTTGTGACTTTCTTGACCAATATATGAGAGATTTATGCAGGAGCTCTTACTTTTgcttagaaagaaaatatttggtgGTTTTATCTCTCTTATAGTTAAAATGTCAAGAATGCCAAATGCTGCCAGTTTAATGGTTTGTTAGCTACCTCCTTTTAAGAAAGCAAGATTGTCAACTTTCTAGAGTAACATTCAGTATTTAGGGCTCCCTTAAGTAAATGATAGATTCAAGCTTTCAGAATTGAAACTAATTTGTTTAGGTATTTTCAGACTGGGGAATGTTAGCTTTTTCATAGTGGCAcaatctttttctttcacttctttgcaGGGACAAGTGGCAGCTATCTACAGTACTCTTGAAATCTGTTCTAGCCTTCAACTTGTAAGGCAGTAGCCTTAGAAGGTATCATAGCTTAAATTATCAGTTAATATCATAATATTAGCTAATTTGGGAAGGATGATAGGAAAAGTGAGATGGCAACAAAGATCTCTCTCCTTTTGCTTATTTTCATTGTCCTACCTTGGGATAAGTTGACAGCTCTGGctttagataaaatatttaacactAGAGAGGATGATGTTTGACTACAAGAAGAAGAGGTAGCAAGTTTGGGAATCTTAATTGTGGAATCATATTATTATGAGAGAAAATCTTATGCTAAAGGATTGGAAGGGCCATGAATACAAGATTTGGAACTACTATCCCTTATATTAACTGCTGCGACCCACACTGCCCAGCGTGCCCTAGACTGCCATTTTAAAATTGGCTTTTTAAGGGTTTTCCAACTGACActtgggaaaatttttttaatgaatcaaaattgaaggaagtagaATTTCTCTACTTGGGGGAGGGACATCTCAATTCTTAAACATACTCTGGGCCAGCAGGTATTTTGGGGTTCAGGGTGGAGTTAAAAGCAGAAGTTGTTTCAAGGGCAAAATGGAAGAAAGCATCTAAGGTTTTTTGTCTTTACTagggaatattttaaaacaaattatgctAGGCTGAGATTGGTTTGTGGAACAGGCTACTTGTTAGAAAGTATGTTTGGCCTTAAGGGGGTATGCAGTAAGTATACTGGCATTTGGACTTTCAGAGCAGAAACTTTAAGATAAATTTGATGGAGATAGTTGAGATGTGTTGAGGAATAGTATGTCTGGAGTTAGGATCTTAGGTTTTCAAATTGTTGAGCCTAAAGGTGGCAGAAATTCAAATACAGACCTTGGGTCCTCACTCATACACACAGTCCTCAAAAATCAAGGCTCCTTAAAGAAGTGCTTACAATGCCTTGGCTTGTCTTACTAGACTTGGCCTAATGCTTTTGAAGATAGCTGTTTACAGCTCTGACTGCATAGCCCTGTTTTCTGTAAAGTAATATATTGATTATTCAGGAATAAGTGCATTTTTT from Ovis aries strain OAR_USU_Benz2616 breed Rambouillet chromosome 7, ARS-UI_Ramb_v3.0, whole genome shotgun sequence includes the following:
- the MAPK1IP1L gene encoding MAPK-interacting and spindle-stabilizing protein-like produces the protein MSDEFSLADALPENSPAKTSAVSNTKPGQPPQGWPGSNPWNNPSAPPAVPSGLPPSATPSPVPFGPTPTGMYPSVPPTGPPPGPPAPFPPSGPSCPPPGGPYPGPGPTGPYPTPNMPFPELPRPYGAPTDPTAAGPLGPWGSMSSGPWAPGMGGQYPTPNMPYPSPGPYPAPPPPQAPGAAPPVPWGTVPPGAWGPPAPYPAPAGSYPTPGLYPTPNNPFQVPSGPSGAPPMPGGPHSYH